A part of Verrucomicrobium sp. genomic DNA contains:
- a CDS encoding ATPase, T2SS/T4P/T4SS family, whose amino-acid sequence MKFECGIKLSETTASMVTRSISDWWGSANGYTDEEIGRRATGEDVAGAFSMLTGLPVLRRPHRFWDEELVGQFDNTFLREAQAVPIAHFDNCVTMGTVDPYNNLLPDLLSEKFPQAVVQKVIIPIEDLSICLSEVKTETESQDDVDLSTVESANTDSHVLDFSLDEPQDGAIEQRLQKIFIECLAARASDIHFVTERERFYYEYRVDGDIDREIDLPPRLSKNFDSVMIHLFNGRLDAIRTPMEGRFTISTNGRRINIRYERHPTHFGFHVTLRILDGNISRPKLGDPGLIFHPKVQLWMNRLLDAPEGLVVMSGPTGSGKTTTLNAMIQEINRSKYNILTLENPVEIEIAGVKQVNLKQLDQAPLYLSSFLRSDPDIILIGEVRDSKTANLAAQAANTGHLVLTSVHTSSAALVIDRFINLGLERWQVSETIIGAFAQRLVQTLCPACAIRDVEITPGEVERYNLDPSWTGKKVNKLNKKGCAECRERGFGGRQALLEVIPITGNIRNLINKAATSAELMTFMKAEYDLPSLRDVGLELVESGLVDLYSLNEVVSLALH is encoded by the coding sequence ATGAAATTCGAATGTGGCATCAAGCTGAGCGAGACGACCGCTTCCATGGTCACCCGCTCCATCAGCGACTGGTGGGGCAGCGCCAACGGCTACACGGACGAGGAAATCGGCCGCCGCGCCACGGGAGAGGACGTCGCCGGCGCCTTCTCCATGCTCACCGGCCTGCCCGTGCTGCGCCGCCCCCACCGCTTTTGGGACGAGGAGCTCGTCGGCCAATTCGACAACACCTTCCTGCGGGAGGCCCAGGCGGTGCCCATCGCCCATTTCGACAACTGCGTCACGATGGGCACGGTCGATCCCTACAACAACCTCCTGCCCGACCTCCTGAGCGAAAAGTTTCCCCAGGCCGTCGTCCAGAAGGTCATCATTCCCATCGAGGACCTGAGCATCTGCCTCTCCGAGGTCAAGACGGAGACAGAGTCCCAGGACGACGTCGACCTCAGCACGGTGGAGAGCGCCAATACGGACAGCCACGTCCTCGACTTCAGCCTGGACGAGCCCCAGGACGGCGCCATCGAGCAGCGGCTGCAGAAGATCTTCATCGAGTGCCTCGCCGCCCGGGCTTCCGACATCCACTTCGTCACGGAGCGGGAACGCTTCTATTACGAATACCGCGTCGACGGCGACATCGACCGGGAGATCGACCTCCCGCCGCGCCTTTCCAAGAACTTCGACTCGGTGATGATCCACCTCTTCAACGGCCGGCTCGACGCGATCCGGACCCCCATGGAGGGCCGGTTCACCATCTCCACCAACGGGCGCCGCATCAACATCCGTTACGAGCGCCATCCCACCCACTTCGGCTTCCACGTCACCCTCCGTATCCTGGACGGCAACATCAGCCGCCCGAAGCTCGGCGACCCCGGCCTCATCTTCCACCCGAAGGTCCAGCTCTGGATGAACCGCCTCCTGGACGCCCCGGAAGGCCTCGTCGTCATGAGCGGCCCCACCGGCTCCGGCAAGACGACGACGCTCAACGCGATGATCCAGGAGATCAACCGGAGCAAATACAACATCCTGACCCTGGAAAACCCGGTCGAAATCGAAATCGCCGGCGTGAAGCAGGTGAACCTCAAGCAGCTGGATCAAGCCCCCCTTTATCTCAGCTCCTTCCTCCGTTCAGACCCGGACATCATCCTCATCGGCGAGGTGCGCGATTCCAAGACCGCCAACCTGGCCGCCCAGGCCGCCAACACGGGCCACTTGGTCCTGACCAGCGTCCACACCTCCTCCGCGGCCCTCGTCATCGACCGTTTCATCAACCTGGGCCTGGAACGTTGGCAGGTGAGCGAGACCATCATCGGCGCCTTTGCCCAGCGCCTCGTCCAGACCCTCTGCCCCGCCTGCGCCATCCGGGACGTGGAAATCACCCCCGGGGAGGTCGAGCGCTACAACCTCGACCCCTCCTGGACCGGCAAGAAGGTGAACAAGCTCAACAAGAAAGGCTGCGCCGAATGCCGGGAACGCGGATTCGGCGGCCGCCAAGCCCTCCTGGAAGTGATCCCCATCACGGGCAATATCCGCAACCTCATCAACAAAGCCGCCACCTCCGCCGAGCTAATGACCTTCATGAAGGCG